Proteins from a genomic interval of Phalacrocorax aristotelis chromosome 3, bGulAri2.1, whole genome shotgun sequence:
- the CALM2 gene encoding calmodulin-2 has translation MADQLTEEQIAEFKEAFSLFDKDGDGTITTKELGTVMRSLGQNPTEAELQDMINEVDADGNGTIDFPEFLTMMARKMKDTDSEEEIREAFRVFDKDGNGYISAAELRHVMTNLGEKLTDEEVDEMIREADIDGDGQVNYEEFVQMMTAK, from the exons GCTGACCAACTGACAGAAGAGCAGATTGCAG AATTCAAAGAAGCTTTTTCACTATTTGACAAGGATGGTGATGGTACTATAACTACAAAGGAGTTGGGGACAGTGATGAGATCGCTTGGTCAAAACCCCACAGAAGCAGAGCTACAGGATATGATCAATGAAGTAGATGCTGATG GCAATGGCACAATTGACTTTCCAGAGTTTCTGACAATGAtggcaagaaaaatgaaagatacAGATAGCGAAGAAGAAATCAGAGAAGCGTTCCGTGTGTTTGACAAG GATGGTAATGGTTACATTAGTGCTGCAGAACTCCGTCATGTGATGACAAATCTTGGGGAGAAGCTAACAGATGAAGAAGTTGATGAAATGATTAGGGAAGCAGACATTGATGGTGATGGTCAAGTAAACTATGAAG AGTTTGTACAAATGATGACAGCGAAGTGA